The Capsicum annuum cultivar UCD-10X-F1 chromosome 3, UCD10Xv1.1, whole genome shotgun sequence genomic sequence tcaacCGTGTTATCAGCCACTACTTCAACATTCGAGTTTCAACTTTCAATTACAACCTCCATtaactttcttcttcaaatttataGGAGGTAAgtttgttttcacaatttttttgatTACAAAGACAGTAACTTTTTGTGAAATTAAATCGAAGTATCGTAACTATCCGACTATGATGAAGAAACTACGAGAGATTGCTGGTAGTAGCAATAAGAAGCATATTGTTGCATCTgcgaagaggaaaaaaaaagcaagttgaaaaaaagtttttttatcAAAGGTATGAATTATATGTATTATTGTTAACGTAATGTATCATACCAATAAACAAATTTTCAAATCGGGGATTTCGATAATAATAGAGATGCGTTGCAGATGATCATATTGTATTCGTACATGTCTGTTTGTTCTGATACATCATAAAATTTAggcatgattttgattttttttctacaGTTGATACATTCAATATAATATGTCTGATACATAGATCTAAGATTAATAAGACATTGCATGCTTTCTGACATATAATTCAGCCTATATGTagttttggttcatttttatatctgaTACATTTAATATATTGATTATGATAGATAGATCTATTTTTTACCAAACTATTGAATGCTTTCTGATGCATAAAAAGATTTATATGTGGTATGAGTTTCGCATTTCTGATACATTAGATTTTTTACACCTCCTACATTTAATTTATGTATGTGATATGAATTTCGCATTTTTGatacattaaatttttttacataGAAAGATATATATGGGATATGAGATTTGTACTTCTAAGACATCAAATTCATATattgtgtttaatttttttctgaatGTTAGGAATGAGATTTTTTATGATGAACATGGAATGGACAATTGGAGAAGGAAAtagttttgaaagattatgattgatgaatcttgatttaactattcaaatttcaaataaagaaGTTGTTacagattttatgtaattaaatagACACAATCTTAAATTAAGTGTGTTAATTACTAAATTATAGGCTCTTTTactgattttttccttttttatctctaattaattagtTAGTAATGTTTCATAAACTTATGTATATGAGATTAAATAATGTATCATATCCGAGATATCACgtaattaatataaaagttgGGAGAGAGAGTAATTAGGTAATAAAATATTGGGATTTATGTAAAATGCCCaatattttatgtagtttttaaatatataaattttatatcaaaaacCTTAAAACTTTCGGGTACGAATTCACGATTAAAGTTTgaaaatttcaattatgacatataaatTAGAAGTAAAGaagtataatatatttataatggaGAGGTGGTACCATCGAAGGTTATGATGCGATCGATGTAatcattttattcttaattagTAATCTCAATTTTGAAAtgataaaagttttaaaaattctttttaatagtTTGCATTCGATGTTTTTGAATAATTTGAGTCTTCAAAACGGACATCAAATAtcgtttagaaaataaaaaatagaaacgGAGAGGTGCTGATTAGCCTTTGTCCAAGTTGCATGCTTTTGTTCTTGgttcataatataaaattaattattgtcAAAGatacacaaaataatattttaaattaatctgTCAGATATTTACGTGTTCGAGaaatagtgaaataaaaaatttatatcacAGCGTGTAGTTATATTTTTGAATCTGTTAATAAGTGGAATTTGATACTCATTCTGCCTCTTactcaataaattatttttaacattaTGTTAGATGTGGAGGAGCCGTTTCTTTTCGAAATAATGGGACAGATTAATGCATCACTATTAGTTTAACCGGAACATGGAGTAGCTTTTCCTAATtactataatttttataatattattaaaagatttagtTGCTAAATAAACTAATACTATTACTCGGGATcgccaaaaatataaaaaaatcaaattttataccACTAGCAGTGAACTGAATTCCATGACACCTTGATCCGACAGTCTAGTAAACGGTCATTAGGTTAGCCGAAATAGTTAATCCCactattaaattttaaaattaattttttttattagaagtaTCACGGTTATAAAAGAATCGTATAATATACTATTTTGAATTCAATCAAATTCTAAATAGGTATCAATGtagattaaaaataattattctcttcatcttttttttcttgatcatgttactaaaaatatatttttaataatcattGTATAGTTTGAAAgactaataaataatatttttcttctttaaaataaatgacttacttttattttagttcgttcataaaaataatctttttttaaattaatattttaatttcaactttaatatttttgatattacataattaaagaatattttgatacattagatataataataatttatgatataaaatttattacttttaaaatttcacaccaagttaaaataaataaattttttttaaaatgatgaaaatataaccattcttttattctttctattaAATATAAACAAGTTTGATTGGACGGAGGGAATATGCTTAAAAGACCGTCAAACTATGAGCCAAACGCCGTTAATGCGCCGTAACGACGTTACGTGAGTGTGTTAACTTAACGGAGTGAAAACGAAAACGATGAACGCTGCCTTTAAAAGTTAAAGCTCCTCTCACCAAAGTCCCTCCCTCCCTcacagaaaaaaaaagaaagtagagagatATATTCAGATTTCTGTGATCTACGAGtcccattttatttttctgtATATTGAAGCAAAATTGAGGCGGCAATATATACTCATGTAAATTAGTGAATTGAGTTTTGGTTAGACAAGAGACGACGAGGGCCTACCAGCAATATCTTTCAAAAGTCACTGTTTGGATCACTTCCTTATTACGTTTGGGAAACTATTGTTTTCATTTCTTTCGGAGGAATTCCCATCTCAATTATGCATTATTCATCGACAATTCTCATCTAAAAGTACGTATCTATCTTCCTTCTGGATCTCTTTTGTTCTGTAAATTCTCTACTTTATTACGTATATTTTCAGCTGAATTATGATTAATTAGCCCGTTTCTTATACGAAACTTGTAATTTTCCAGGAAAGTGAAGAGAATTGGAGTGAATTTTATCGTGAAATAATCTACAAGTTCTTGAAGTTAGTTTTACAGAAGATTTTGCCAGTCTGCTGCTAATGCGCCTCCAATTTTCGTTGGAGGCGGATCTGTGCTACTATAAAGAGATTTGAATACAGAATTTTCGATATACGCAACATCTTAATTAGCAAAATTCAGTTGAATTCTGGTTTACAAAGAGATTAATCTGCGAAATTCAGTTGAATTCTGGTCTAATTACTTGATCTGGCGAACACACAATTTAAGCTTTTGGATGGAGCTGCCTCAGCCCAGACCTTTTGGAACAGAAGGTAACACTACTTTTAGCTTCACTTTTTTTGTATTGGATAATAACACTCCCTCCGTCTCCGTCTccaattttctttgaaaaatagttTTACTAATTTATCGAAACTAATGATAGAAAATTTAGATTTATGTGTACGTGATTGTTGCAGGGAGGAAGACGACGCATGACTTTCTTTCACTGTATTCACCTATTCAACAAGATCCAACACCTCCCCAAGGTAAGATTTTTCGCGCATGCAGGATACTTATTTCTTTTTGGATAAAAGataattatcatattttgtttagGTTTATTATTTTTAACGGAGataaaaggtttttttttttttgtctttctgTTTTACTTGtgagatttattttttttccaacaaaAGGTGTGTTTGGGGTGCATGTGTTGTTGTCATTGATTTTGGAGAAGATGCAGccctttatttttaaaagattcttAAATGAGAAATTATTTAATATTCTATCATTTATATTATGCACTTAACTTGAGAGTTATTAGATTATATCTTAGTTATTTATACACGTTATTAGTAGTGGATTTTAGTTAATTGTTTTTTTGGTTATAAGTGCGCAAACTGTGAgctaattttttttgttagtttATCCATAAATGCTCAACATAGAAAATTACATCTCATCGGATTTAGGAGATCTGATCATTGTCTGAACGTAAGCCGCCCTCACGTTTTGTCATAGATTTTAATTTGTGATTAGAGAtgtatttaaattgaaaaaaaaaattaaagttttatgaGTAGAAGCTTCAATTATTATCAAAAACTGATTCTCTTAAAAATATACGATGATTAAAGTTTGGAAATTGGATCAAATTTTATGATCGTACGAAtatttaaagataatttttttaatatatacttAGCAAAATTTATGGTCAAACATTAGTTTcttgttttcatgtttttaaattttgatcttgggatcctcttatcttcattttcttttttcggGTGGGGGAGACCAAGAAGGCTATGGTAAGGACAAACCTTCCACATGTAAGATGCAAAAGTTTTGGTTGGCTTCTCATCTTCTCTCtttaaagaagaattaaaaaaagaaagtccgtgtcttttgttttatattttaagtaaaaaaaatcatGGGGATCTGGAAACAGTAGCTATAAATATGTTATGATGTAAAGTATGGTTGGGATAGAAGGGGGAAAAACAGTAATACCCACGAGTGTTGCAATAAATGCACCCGTGACCCTTAACGCTGATTGCTGAATGTGTATGTCAATGTGTATCTGCCTCATCTTCTTCCACAGTGGGCCATCCATTTGGAATGAGATATAGGCTCAATATTACTCACTTGTTCCTGAAAAAGGTTGGGGCATGGACTACCCACTTAATTCGACTAATTTTATGCATATGACTACTCTGTATACAGTTTGGGACCCAGAGATTGGTATCTGACTGCTGCtttaatttgtttttaatttttggaaTAATTATCAAGAGATTTGAAGTTTCAAGCCGTTGAAATAAGTCAACAACGGTCTTATTTAAGGAAAGAAAGGTAAGGAAAAACTGCTTACAATAAATTCTTGTGATTCGACTTTTCTCCGCACCAAAGTAGTGTCGTTTTGTCAAGAGATTTGAAGTGAATTTAATTGATTCTTAAACCTGATTTTATTAAgggcgtttggccatgaaaattgtTAGCATTTAAAAAAAGTAGTAGTCTTTTgttttcaaagtgaaaaatgagatttaaaaattaaagttttttttagccatgaatataaattggagttgtttcTAAATTTTTGCGAGCAATTTGGAGGAAAAacattttgtttgtttttttgataattttaaaattcttaaagttccaaaaagtaaaaaaaaaatcataaaaaatgtgAAGTACCATACCCTTTTAATCAGTTGATGGTGATACTATTTTCTACTACCTAAAGAGTTTATTAATCGCCTTTATGTACACCATGGTCCCCTTCCTTCCCTACATATCAATCTTATTGCACTAAAAGATAAATCGAATTTATTACCGTGTTAGATTCTTTTTCATGCTTTTGGACCTTGTAAGTTTGACTTCATGCTAAGTCGAAAAAAACAGTAAAATGTAGCAAAAAGAAATAATGAAGTGGTGGACTGTAGTTTCCACAAAGCATGTGATGTTTTGATGAAAGCATGAAAGTACGTAATATGTTGGGATCAGAGAAATGAAATATTTATGAAACATTGTTATTATCCGGCCAGATTCTCCTACCCTTTTATGCTATTTTTCATTTGCATTAATGTGGCTGAAACATCTTGGATGCATTTTACATGGATAGTTATATATGTCCTCAATTGTCTGCCTTGCATGTATTTAATTAGTCCTTTCTCTATGTCTGTTGTGCATGCTAATAAAGAAGGTGGATACCTAAAGACTCATGACTTCTTGCAACCACTGGAGCAAGCAGAAATGACATCAAGGAAGGAAGACACCAAAGTTGAGGTAGTGGCTGTGGAGAGGCCGTCGCCACCGTTAGCTGCTACACCTTCAGGGGAGCATACTCTTCCTGGTGGCATAGGCACCTTCAGTATTTCTTATTTGCACCAGAGGGTACCAAAGCCAGAGGCAAGCTTGTTCTCAGTAGCACAGGCAAGTAGTACCGACAGAAATGATGAAAATTCAAACTGCAGTTCATACACAGGGAGTGGTTTCACACTGTGGGATGAATCTGCAGTCAATAAGGGAAAGACAGGGAAGGAGAATTCTGGGGGCGATCGACACATTCTACgaggtaaattttttattttcatattaatttcTACATGTTCCATGGTTTTCTTGAAAAACTGAAGTATAGAGTCATAATAAATCTCTTGGTAAGAAAGGGATAAGGAAAAGTCTCGTTGAGGCACCTATTTCGCGAAAGACTGAAACATAAAGAGTATAAATACATCAGTCATTTGTTATGTGAAGATGTCCATGCCATGCATTAATATTTACTGTGACTCTGAGTAATACATCGTTGTACTAGAGAAACCTAACTTAAATTGAATTCTTAAAGGGAACATAGATAGAATTTGGCCAACCTGTGAATATCAGGGTAGTGTTTGCTGATCTTGTGTTATCTATGACTAGTTAACTCTGAACCTTTCAACTCCAATTAACACATGCTATTTGCTTGGCAGAAGCAGGTGTGAACACTGGAGGAGTTCATCCTACGACTTCATTAGAATGGCAGTCACAATCATCTTCAAATCATAAGCACAACACCGCAGCCTTAAGTTCGCTCTCATCTGCTCAGTCAGTGACTCCTTTGCTCCCAATTATATGAATGTTCCCTCATCTCCCTTGATATCAGCACTTTTAATTGCAGTTACTCACTCTATGATCAACTTGCAGGCAATCATCGCCCCTTAAGAGCCAAAATTTCTTACATATGATAACATCAGCAAAGAATGCACAAGATGACGATGACGATGAAGATGAAGATTGTGTGATTAAAAAAGAACCGCAGTCGCACCCCAGAGGTTTGTCTTGTGTAAGTCTGATGATTCCCACTCATTGTCTACATGCAGTTGTCGTTTTGTAACATTTGGATAGCTCCTTTTACAGGCAATTTATCTGTAAAGGTTGATGGAAAAGGCAACGATCAAAAGCCAAACACCCCGCGTTCAAAGCATTCAGCAACAGAGCAACGGAGAAGAAGCAAGATCAATGACAGGCATGTCTACGACATAGTTAATAgcttaaacataaaaatctttttgatatagGAAACTTCTCTTTATAATATTATCTCTGTTAGACAGACGCGTGTTTTTCAATTTAGTCTCTCCTCTTTGAAACATAAATCAGCAGGCTTTTCTGCATAGAAAGAAGCTTGCTTGAATGTTCTGTTCTGTCACAGATTCCTATATAGGTTTTATGTTTTCATCTCTTCAACTTTGGTTATCAACTACTACTTTGATTTGAGTTTTGGACACATAAAGTGAAATCTAGTTGAACAtctaaatattcttttttttttcccccTCAGATTTCAGATGTTGAGGGGAATCATCCCTAACAGTGATCAGAAAAGAGATAAAGCATCATTCTTACTGGAGGTACTTGAATTGCATATTTTTCTTAAGCCTTCTCTTTATCAATAGAGATAtttataataaaactaaaatattttttgcaGGTTATTGAATATATTCATTTCCTACAAGGGAAAGTGCACAAGTATGAGGAATCATACCAAGGCTGGGATAATGAACCTCTGAAGTTGCCATTGGTAATCCATCTCTGGTCTTTCTTTACGTTCGCTTCCTTTATTAGGTCATAGCTGTGGTGTGCTCAAGCATTTATATAAAATTGACTCGTCTTAAGGTATTAAGGACTGAGGCCGAGGACTAAGAATTTTATATTAATGTAACATATGGAGAAGGAGTTGGTCAATACCATATGTATAATTAAACGCCGAGTTGGTGAAATGAAACTGAAGTCTTGACATGCTCGTGTATATCCGTGACCTTCTTTTCCAAGTATATCCGGATATAAACGGTCTTGGGCTCTGAATTGTAGTGGATTGAGACAGTAGGTCTCAATTTGGATGCTGTTTATAGTGCAAAAACATTCAAATTTAACACTTTAAAGCCCAAAATATATTAGTAGCTTTTAATCTGTATATTAGCTTAAACCTAGATACCTACATTAATTAGCATAATCTTTTAACTGACCTTCATTCTGCAACAGAGCAAGTGCCATAGGACAACTCATGGTGTCAGCAATCATCCTCAATGCACTATCAATGCATCCGGTGCTGCAGTGCCATATGCCAGAAAGTTTGATGAGAGCGTAATGGCGATTTCTTCTGCTAATCCTATCAATGTGCAAAAGTTGGAACCAAACATAAGCACCACAAGTTTAAAAGAAAATGGTCAGCAACCTGGTTTAACAAATAAGGCGACAGCACTTCCTATGCACCCAAACACATTTTCATTTTGTGGGACTAATAGCACCGCAGCACTACATTCATCAAAGCTGATGGCTGATACTGATAAGTTGGAGTCAAAGTCTCATTCTGAATTTTCACTTAGCAGATCACATATGACTGACTATGCTATTCCAAATACTAATCCAAAAGGGCAGGCGCTGTCTATAGAAAGTGGTACCATCAGCATCTCTAGTGCCTATTCTCAAGGGTAAGAATCTATTTGTGCTTAAAAGATTCTGgaaatttatcttttcaaaagcAACATTCATGTACTAATTCCACATGCATATCTAGAAACATTATATAAACTCAAGTAACTGTATCCTAAATATCTGAAAGTAGCTGCGGTTTCAACTAATTAGTCATTCATAAGCCTGGTGGTTAAGATATTGTGATAGAGAAAGAAGACATGTACTTCAGGTTAGACTGATGAGTAAATCGCACAGTATTTGTCTGAGTCTTACAGAGTTAACTGAACATCAATATTTGGTTGTCGTGACGTTGTCTATTGAGATAGCTATGTATTGTAGAAAATTCTGTTGTTTGTTGCATTCCTATGTTATACATAGGTTTGTACTCTGATCAAATCTCCCTCTTCCTAAGTAGACTATTCTGTATGCTTTCTTTTGCTGAATATACCAGTGGCTTGACTTGAGTCTGTATTGGTCGTTGCCAGGTTGTTGAACACCTTGACACAAGCGCTGCAGAATTCTGGAGTAGATTTATCCCAAGCCAATATCTCTGTGCAAATCGATCTCGGAAAAAGAGCAAATGGGAGAGTAAATTCTTCAGCTTCCACTATTAAGGTACATGAGACctttaatttgaaactttaaactGTTTTAGATGTCAAATTATTACTCTCAAAGTTAATACATGGGTTGGAGCCTCAAGTATTTTCACAAAATTCCAACAGGGCGACGATGTTTCAACAAGCAATCAACCAACTCCACAATCTAGAGTAACAACCACAAGGGAGGAGTCTGATCAGGCCTTCAAAAGGCGGAAAACAAGCTAATGCTAATTTAAAACGCTAGCGTCctttttttcattcattaaattttattgttttactcTTTCCCTCCCCCTTCTAAACCAATATTGATGTCCACACCCGGTACAGAAATCTCCTAAATGAGAGATCACAAGCCACTGTATATGTATTGTACTAGTAGTACTATTTTTCTGCCCCTCATTATCCCCCTTGAATTGTTGGGCTGCACAAATTTACCTGACTAGAGtgtgataatttattatttgtagtaAACTACTGTATTATTATTTAGGCTTTCCATGCTGATGATGAGAAGCTGCCTTTTTCAAGTAAAAGCTTCCATTCATTTTCATGTGAAGGTTCACGATCATTGTTGTAGTCTATTCTATTGAAGACATGATGAATTcctaaaaggaaagaaaacttGACAGTCATCTTTATGGGATTGAATCCCTTTCGCCATCACAATAATTCTTATACTGAAACAATCTTGCTGAATATTAATTTTATGTATTCCTTGTATCTCCTTCTGGGAGCTATCCAATTTTTGACTTACTTAGAGTTGGAGGTGAGAGTGAGTACTATCTGAGCAAACCCCTCTAGTCTAATTTATGTATTGTAGAAGCTACCGCTTAACAATTTTGATAAGCCCTCTAAACAAGCTTACCAAGCCTAACTTGACTCCCCAGACAACCCTTTCGTCATATATTTCTCAATCGATTGTATAAAGATGCCAAGTTAAGCAGAGTATTTGAAGGGGAACATTCTAATGGATGACTATGAACACGTTAATATTAGAACTTGTGGAGTGGTAGATGAACAAGCAATCAATGGTTTGAACTAAGAGGTGGTGAGGCCAATACTTGGCTATTGGACTCATTGATCATGGAATAAATGGGGCGATTAGGCTTAAGCACCACATTACACATATAGCCTCGAACATATACGTGCAATTCTCATTGCAAAAGACTAGCAATTGACTCAGAAATTTGTCGAACAAACGGGCTGGTCTTTACCTTTTAACAATCGAATTTATGTTAAGTGGGTAAGAAACTCAAGTCATGTATGGACATTAACTTGTGAAATAAATTATGAAACCAAAGTATAAATTTATGTGTCGTGAAAAAATTGCAGGAAATTATatgtcatagacccaaatatgggtggctttagatatttgaccccaataacAAATGTCTTTAAACAATAATCTTTCTTACTTTTTAAGTgtagtacaagtaccattttgcccctctaaacctcaaatatatttttaaacttttcatactcatttgtctcttttatttttaatattttcactttttttattttttttcctttaattttattattctattttttatttttttcactttttttttatttttttcctttaattttattcttctatttttcattatttttactttgtattttatcctctaattttattttcatgttttaattcaggGAAAAagacagaaacgacacttcaaattaaactattttcatgaaaatggccattaaatttaaattttactttctagccatttcGATTTACTgacttgttctataccgtttctacacaccttctatacaatttctatacatatcttatacatataaatattctatatgaaatttatacagttttgatacacaatttatacaataactgtacattttttttacacattttatacaacaattatataattttcatgcactttttatttattttttatatatattttatacatatagatatttgatagaactatacaatttctatacatatatcttatatagatacatattctatttaacaattatatcattttaatataatttaattattatttctaaacaataaaaaagcagaata encodes the following:
- the LOC107862352 gene encoding transcription factor BIM1 isoform X2 produces the protein MELPQPRPFGTEGRKTTHDFLSLYSPIQQDPTPPQGGYLKTHDFLQPLEQAEMTSRKEDTKVEVVAVERPSPPLAATPSGEHTLPGGIGTFSISYLHQRVPKPEASLFSVAQASSTDRNDENSNCSSYTGSGFTLWDESAVNKGKTGKENSGGDRHILREAGVNTGGVHPTTSLEWQSQSSSNHKHNTAALSSLSSAQQSSPLKSQNFLHMITSAKNAQDDDDDEDEDCVIKKEPQSHPRGNLSVKVDGKGNDQKPNTPRSKHSATEQRRRSKINDRFQMLRGIIPNSDQKRDKASFLLEVIEYIHFLQGKVHKYEESYQGWDNEPLKLPLSKCHRTTHGVSNHPQCTINASGAAVPYARKFDESVMAISSANPINVQKLEPNISTTSLKENGQQPGLTNKATALPMHPNTFSFCGTNSTAALHSSKLMADTDKLESKSHSEFSLSRSHMTDYAIPNTNPKGQALSIESGTISISSAYSQGLLNTLTQALQNSGVDLSQANISVQIDLGKRANGRVNSSASTIKGDDVSTSNQPTPQSRVTTTREESDQAFKRRKTS
- the LOC107862352 gene encoding transcription factor BIM1 isoform X1, which produces MELPQPRPFGTEGRKTTHDFLSLYSPIQQDPTPPQEGGYLKTHDFLQPLEQAEMTSRKEDTKVEVVAVERPSPPLAATPSGEHTLPGGIGTFSISYLHQRVPKPEASLFSVAQASSTDRNDENSNCSSYTGSGFTLWDESAVNKGKTGKENSGGDRHILREAGVNTGGVHPTTSLEWQSQSSSNHKHNTAALSSLSSAQQSSPLKSQNFLHMITSAKNAQDDDDDEDEDCVIKKEPQSHPRGNLSVKVDGKGNDQKPNTPRSKHSATEQRRRSKINDRFQMLRGIIPNSDQKRDKASFLLEVIEYIHFLQGKVHKYEESYQGWDNEPLKLPLSKCHRTTHGVSNHPQCTINASGAAVPYARKFDESVMAISSANPINVQKLEPNISTTSLKENGQQPGLTNKATALPMHPNTFSFCGTNSTAALHSSKLMADTDKLESKSHSEFSLSRSHMTDYAIPNTNPKGQALSIESGTISISSAYSQGLLNTLTQALQNSGVDLSQANISVQIDLGKRANGRVNSSASTIKGDDVSTSNQPTPQSRVTTTREESDQAFKRRKTS